A window of Pseudomonas alcaliphila JAB1 genomic DNA:
CCGTGCAGCCATGCATCGTGAGCTGGTGGTGCCGCATCTGGACATCGCATCTGCGGTTTCCGCGGCGCTGGCCGACGAAGCCGTCCCGGCACGCAAGACGCCGATCTGGCGTAGTGTCGGGCGCGTAGCCGTCGCAGCATCGGTAACCGTTGCAGTGCTGGCGGGTGTGCGCTTCTACAACCAGGATGACCTGAGCGGCGCCCAATTGGCCCAGCAGGAGGCTTCTCCGGTACTCTCGGTACCGCAGGTGCAAGGTCCTGCGCTGCTCGCTGGTTACAACAGCAGCGAGGAAGCCGGCGAAGCCGCCGAAGCTGGCACTGCCAGCTGGCATGAGCAGCGCTTGCCGAACTACCTGCGTCAACATGCGCAGGAAGCCGTGATGGGTACCGGTGAAACCGCTCTGCCTTATGCTCGGGCTGCAAGTCTGGAAAACCGCTAAGCGCTAAGGAGTCACATGCGCGCGATTCCCCTCTACCTTCTCGGTGGTCTGCTGGCGTTGCCGGTTCAGGCCTCCGAGGTGCAAGACTTGCTCGGGCGCCTCGCTGCGGCAGAGCGCCAGCAAAGCTTCCAGGGCACGTTCATCTATGAGCGCAATGGAAGTTTCTCCACCCATGCCGTGTGGCATCGGGTAGAGGAGGGGGGCGAAGTTCGCGAGCGCCTTCTGCAGCTCGATGGGCCTGCCCAGGAGGTGCTGAAAGTCGATGGCCAGACTCAGTGCGTCACTGGCGCCTTGGCTGACCAGGTCAGTGAAGGGCAGGCTTGGCCTGCTCGCCAGTTGGCTGTCGAGCAGTTGAGCAACTGGTATGACATTCGTGTCGTGGGTCAGTCGCGCATCGCCAATCGTCCGGCAGTCGTTCTGGTGCTGGCGCCCAAGGACCAGCATCGCTACGGCTTCGAATTGCACCTGGATCGGGAGACCGGTCTGCCGTTGAAATCCCTCCTGTTGAACGAGCGTGGCCAGCTTCTGGAACGCTTCCAGTTCGCTCAGCTGGATACCTCTGTACCCGCTGAAAATGCCATGCAGCCGAGTTCGAGCTGCAGGCCGGTGCGTTTTCGTGCTGCCGACAGCATGGCTGAAGGTACCTGGCGATCCGACTGGCTGCCGCCGGGCTTTACTCTGACTACTGCGCAGGTGCGCCGCGCGCCTTCCGCTGATGATCCCGTCACCTACCTGATGTACGGCGATGGACTGGCGCGATTCTCGGTTTTTCTCGAACCCCTGAAAGGTCGCGTCGTCGAGGATGCGCGCAGTCAGCTGGGCCCAACCGTCGCGGTTTCGCGGCGGATGAGTACCGACTCTGGTGACGTCATGGTGACCGTGGTAGGTGAGATTCCCTTGGGGACCGCCGAGCGCATCGCCCTTTCAATGCGCGCCGGAGTGCCCGAACAGGCTAGCCCATGATCGAGGAGCGGGGGCGTGTAGTGGCGCTCGAGCCCGGCGCTGTCTGGGTCGAGACGCTGCGCAAGAGCACCTGCTCCAGTTGTTCGGCCAATGCCGCCTGTGGTCAGGGCCTGATGGATCGTCTTGGTGTAGGGCGGCAGCGCGGTTATGTGCGCGCGCTCAGTCAAATGCAGCTGGCGGTTGGCGATAGCGTGATCATCGGTGTGCGCGAAGATTTGCTGGTGCGTAGTTCTCTGCTGGTTTATCTGCTTCCGCTTCTGGGTCTGTTTGCCGCTGCGCTGCTGGCGGACGGTCTAGGTCTGTCCGAGCCTCTGGTGATCTTCGCCGGCCTGAGTGGTCTGCTTGCCAGTTGGCTATTGGTTCGCTGGCGCGCTGCTCGCGTTGCCGAGAACCCCTTATTGCAGCCCGTTGTCCTACGTACGCTGCTGGCTACTGCGCCAGCGGCCGGTTGAGAGTGTCCGAGTTTTACATGGGGAGTGGTAGTTCGATGAGAAAACTCAAGTCCATTGCGCCGTTGTTGGCGGTTGCCTTGCTCTGGGGGCAAAGTCTGCTGGCTCAGGCCAGCCTGCCTGATTTCACCGATCTGGTAGAAGAGGCCTCGCCTGCGGTGGTCAATATCAGTACCCGCCAGAAGATGCCCGAGCGCGCCGTTGCCGGGCAGCCGGGCTTGCCTGATCTGGAAGGGCTGCCGCCGATGTTCCGCGAGTTCTTCGAGCGCAGCATCCCACAGATTCCGCGTAATCCGGGTGGTCGCCAGCGCGAAGCGCAGTCGCTGGGTTCCGGTTTCATCATCTCGCCGGACGGCTACATCATGACCAACAATCATGTGGTCGCCGATGCCGATGAAATCATCGTGCGTCTGTCCGATCGCAGCGAGCTGGAAGCCAAATTGATTGGTGCCGATCCGCGTAGCGACGTCGCGTTGCTCAAGGTCGAG
This region includes:
- a CDS encoding MucB/RseB C-terminal domain-containing protein; translation: MRAIPLYLLGGLLALPVQASEVQDLLGRLAAAERQQSFQGTFIYERNGSFSTHAVWHRVEEGGEVRERLLQLDGPAQEVLKVDGQTQCVTGALADQVSEGQAWPARQLAVEQLSNWYDIRVVGQSRIANRPAVVLVLAPKDQHRYGFELHLDRETGLPLKSLLLNERGQLLERFQFAQLDTSVPAENAMQPSSSCRPVRFRAADSMAEGTWRSDWLPPGFTLTTAQVRRAPSADDPVTYLMYGDGLARFSVFLEPLKGRVVEDARSQLGPTVAVSRRMSTDSGDVMVTVVGEIPLGTAERIALSMRAGVPEQASP
- a CDS encoding RseA family anti-sigma factor, which produces MSRETLQESLSAVMDNEADELELQRVLTASDDGELRGTWSRYQLARAAMHRELVVPHLDIASAVSAALADEAVPARKTPIWRSVGRVAVAASVTVAVLAGVRFYNQDDLSGAQLAQQEASPVLSVPQVQGPALLAGYNSSEEAGEAAEAGTASWHEQRLPNYLRQHAQEAVMGTGETALPYARAASLENR
- a CDS encoding SoxR reducing system RseC family protein; its protein translation is MIEERGRVVALEPGAVWVETLRKSTCSSCSANAACGQGLMDRLGVGRQRGYVRALSQMQLAVGDSVIIGVREDLLVRSSLLVYLLPLLGLFAAALLADGLGLSEPLVIFAGLSGLLASWLLVRWRAARVAENPLLQPVVLRTLLATAPAAG